The Halomicronema hongdechloris C2206 genome includes a window with the following:
- a CDS encoding sensor histidine kinase: protein MFAGLRWRLLLYQLSVMATILVVFGLGAYTFFSHSLYRQTKQKLRTLAQAATPSMTKVASGGDGYLNQLDMVPWRDIFNRDQQSLEWFNVNGELLARRGKIELSVPPQVGPQTIQGSTPVYTFTVSVFEGAPDAGSPTLRGYIRASQTAQSIQTAKQQLLLGLGVGGGVALVLVGVGGVWLTRISLHPIEQSYHRLMQFTADASHELRGPLTAIKTSVEVMQRHPERIHPRDIKKLSAIASATTQLSTMAADLLLLARMDADTIGQSPQTVLLNPLLRNLVELYVDNARAQGIELTFTESAIVAVIGQPAQFNRLFTNLIQNALQYTYQGWVQVRLSCSRRHALVAVVDTGIGIAPQDLPQVFERFWRADKARSQPAGGSGLGLAITKAITEQYGGKIWVTSTIGSGSCFHVQFPLANATAVKPRSSQPLGQPKDINYQDNSVGDRQEMR from the coding sequence ATGTTCGCAGGACTGCGATGGCGGTTGCTGTTGTATCAGCTCTCGGTGATGGCGACTATCTTAGTGGTATTTGGTCTGGGGGCATATACCTTCTTTAGCCACAGTCTCTATCGTCAAACGAAGCAAAAGCTTAGGACCCTAGCCCAGGCTGCAACCCCATCTATGACCAAAGTAGCCTCCGGAGGGGATGGCTATCTCAACCAGCTGGATATGGTGCCCTGGCGGGATATTTTTAATCGTGATCAGCAGAGTCTGGAATGGTTCAACGTCAACGGGGAGTTATTGGCTCGACGCGGCAAAATTGAGTTGTCGGTGCCTCCTCAAGTGGGTCCCCAAACTATTCAGGGCAGTACCCCGGTGTATACCTTTACAGTGTCTGTCTTTGAAGGTGCCCCGGACGCGGGTAGCCCTACCTTACGGGGATATATTCGGGCCAGCCAGACGGCCCAGAGTATTCAGACGGCCAAGCAGCAGCTGCTATTAGGATTGGGGGTTGGCGGTGGGGTAGCGCTGGTATTAGTGGGAGTAGGAGGGGTGTGGTTAACTCGTATATCGCTGCATCCGATTGAACAGAGCTATCATCGGCTGATGCAATTCACGGCGGATGCTTCCCACGAGCTGCGGGGACCGTTAACAGCGATCAAAACCTCGGTGGAGGTCATGCAGCGCCACCCCGAGCGGATCCATCCTCGCGACATCAAGAAGCTGAGTGCGATCGCAAGTGCCACGACCCAGTTAAGCACCATGGCTGCCGATCTGCTACTGCTAGCTCGCATGGATGCCGATACCATCGGCCAGTCGCCCCAGACTGTGTTGCTCAATCCACTCCTGCGGAACTTGGTGGAGTTATATGTTGACAATGCTCGTGCTCAGGGCATCGAGCTGACGTTTACCGAATCTGCCATCGTGGCGGTCATCGGTCAGCCAGCTCAGTTCAACCGACTGTTTACCAATCTGATTCAAAATGCCCTGCAATATACCTATCAGGGTTGGGTGCAGGTGCGACTTTCTTGCTCTCGCCGACACGCCTTGGTGGCGGTGGTCGATACCGGCATTGGCATCGCCCCCCAAGACTTACCTCAAGTATTTGAGCGCTTTTGGCGAGCCGATAAGGCCCGTTCTCAACCGGCTGGCGGTAGCGGTTTGGGACTGGCAATCACCAAAGCAATTACCGAACAATATGGCGGCAAAATCTGGGTGACCAGCACCATCGGCAGTGGTAGCTGTTTTCATGTACAGTTTCCTCTGGCCAATGCTACGGCTGTTAAACCCCGCTCTTCACAGCCACTGGGGCAGCCTAAAGACATCAACTACCAGGATAACTCCGTAGGGGATCGCCAAGAAATGCGCTAG
- the larC gene encoding nickel pincer cofactor biosynthesis protein LarC yields MSGTIGRATVIGYLDCPTGISGDMCLGALVDAGVPLEMLQEQLHGLGLSDEFELRSHLVTRNGQAATRVEVDLNCQGPHRHLRDIEELIQQAQLPPQVRDRSLAIFRRLAAAEGAVHGIALEQVHFHEVGATDAIVDIVGTCLGLDWLQIDALYCSALPTGGGRVRAAHGWLPVPAPAVLQLMQMAQVPIYSNGIEAELVTPTGCAIATTLAQGFGPPPPLRLQRLGLGAGGRDLSLPNLLRLWLGPATLEPSQPSPTTTTPLSPAATPPSLETIAVLQTQVDDLSPQAIGYLFDQLLQAGALDVFTQAIAMKKNRPGVLITVICWPDQITTCETLLFQETTTLGIRRHWQHRHALQRQRVPVATPYGTVHMKLAWDGTTGTHYTAQPEYEDCAQLAQQHQRPWREIHRVALHCWHSQPEAATYLPSSSISISPSSSESSNDSSNDSSKSRSSSQAAASSRSNSSSDSDDSTDRRDSSRASV; encoded by the coding sequence ATGAGCGGAACCATAGGGAGAGCAACTGTGATTGGCTATTTAGACTGTCCCACTGGGATTTCGGGCGACATGTGTTTGGGAGCGTTAGTCGATGCTGGGGTCCCTCTGGAGATGTTGCAAGAGCAACTCCATGGGTTGGGACTCTCCGATGAGTTTGAGTTGCGCTCCCATCTCGTCACCCGCAATGGCCAAGCTGCCACCAGGGTTGAGGTCGATTTAAACTGCCAAGGACCCCATCGCCACCTGAGAGACATTGAAGAGCTGATCCAGCAGGCCCAGTTGCCACCCCAGGTCCGAGACCGGAGTCTGGCCATTTTTCGGCGCCTGGCCGCGGCGGAAGGGGCGGTCCACGGTATTGCCCTGGAGCAGGTCCATTTCCATGAGGTGGGAGCTACCGATGCCATTGTGGATATTGTTGGCACTTGCTTGGGGCTAGATTGGCTGCAGATTGATGCCCTCTACTGTTCGGCTCTGCCCACGGGGGGCGGCCGGGTGAGGGCGGCCCATGGCTGGTTGCCAGTGCCGGCGCCAGCGGTATTGCAACTGATGCAAATGGCCCAGGTGCCGATTTATAGCAATGGCATTGAGGCCGAATTGGTAACGCCGACGGGATGTGCGATCGCAACGACACTCGCCCAAGGTTTCGGCCCGCCGCCACCGTTGCGGCTACAGCGATTAGGGCTGGGGGCTGGGGGGCGTGATCTGTCGCTGCCGAATTTGCTGCGGCTGTGGCTGGGGCCGGCTACCCTTGAGCCTTCTCAGCCATCTCCAACAACCACAACTCCCCTATCCCCAGCCGCAACACCCCCTAGCCTAGAAACCATCGCGGTCCTCCAGACTCAGGTAGACGATCTCAGTCCCCAAGCCATTGGCTACCTCTTCGACCAATTACTCCAGGCAGGAGCCCTGGACGTCTTCACCCAGGCCATTGCCATGAAAAAAAATCGCCCTGGGGTCTTGATCACGGTGATCTGCTGGCCAGACCAGATTACCACCTGTGAAACCCTGCTGTTTCAAGAGACCACGACCCTAGGAATTCGACGGCACTGGCAACACCGCCATGCCTTGCAACGGCAACGAGTACCGGTAGCCACTCCCTATGGCACCGTACATATGAAACTGGCGTGGGATGGAACCACCGGAACCCATTACACTGCTCAGCCTGAATACGAAGACTGTGCCCAGCTAGCCCAACAGCATCAGCGCCCCTGGCGCGAGATCCATCGCGTGGCCTTGCACTGCTGGCATAGCCAGCCTGAGGCAGCTACCTACCTTCCCTCTTCCTCGATATCGATATCTCCATCCAGTAGTGAATCATCAAATGATTCATCAAATGATTCATCGAAGAGCCGCTCATCCAGCCAAGCAGCTGCCTCGTCTAGGTCCAACTCTTCTTCTGACTCTGATGACTCTACCGATAGGAGAGATTCATCCAGGGCATCGGTCTGA